The sequence ACCTGGGCCGCCGCGAAAAGCGGCAGACCCAGCGCAATGAGCGTCAGAACGAAACGGTGCTTGAGCATGGCTTATTACTTACGCAGTTCAACGCGACGGTTCTGAGCCCAGGACTGCTCGTCGTTACCCATGGCAACCGGACGCTCTTCGCCGTAGGAGACCAGCTCCAGCTGAGCGGGAGATACGCCCTGCAGAACCAGATAGCGCTGAACCGCCATGGAACGACGCTCGCCCAGGGCCATGTTGTACTCACGGGTACCGCGCTCGTCGGTGTGACCTTCCAGTACTACACGGTTGCCGGCCGACTTCAGGTCCTTGGCATGAACGTCCAGAGCGCGCATGGCTTCCGGCTTCAGGTCAGAGCTGTCGTATTCGAAGTAGAAGGTGGTGATGGCGCGCAGAGCGGCTTCTTCGCCACTCATGCTGCCGTCGACGGCACCGCTGTCAGCGCCATAGCCAGCGTTCGGATCAATGGCGGAGGAACCTTCGCCAGAGTCATCGCCACCCTTGGACGAACAACCAACAGCTACGGCCATAGCCAGAGCCAGCGCAGCGAACTTACCGAATTTCAGCATTTCCATGTGTAACAACCCCAGGTGTGTTTTTGGTTAGGTAAAGCGTTGATACCGCATCAGTTCAGGTAAGGGGACCACGATGGCTCACGGACTTCGCCTTGAGCAGTAGGAAGCGGGAGCCTAACTCGACCATTAATCGATACGAGCATCAAGACTCCCCGGCCCTGCTGGCGGGTCGCGTAGATTAGCATGGTGCCATTAGGTGCAACAGTGGGCGACTCATCTAAACTTGTGTCGGAGAGTAGCCGTAAATTGCCGCGCTGCAGGTCCTGTGCCGCTACCTTGAAATTGGTATAGCCCTCCTGGCGATGAATCATCACCAGGGTCTTCTCGTCTGCCGACAGCTTCGGATTGGCGTTGTAGTTGCCTACGAAGGTCACGCGTTCGGCGTTGTTGCTACCCAGGCTCTGCTTGTAGATCTGAGGCTTGCCGGCACGGTCGGAGGTGAAGTAGATCGTCCGCCCGTCGGCACCCCAGAACGGCTCCGTGTCGATCGCATAATGATTGGTGAGCCGCTGCAGTTGGCGCGAGCCGAGGTCCATCACATAGATTTCCGGATTACCATCCTTCGACAGTACGAACGCCAGGCGATTGCCGTCCGGTGAAAAGGCCGGCGCCCCGTTGAGCCCTTCGAAATTGGTGATCTGCTCGCGACGGCCGGTATCGATGTGCTGCATGAAGATACGCGGGCGCTTCTGTTCGAACGACACGTAGGCAATACGACGGCCATCGGGCGAATAGCGCGGCGACAGGATGGGCTCACGCGACTGCAGGAGCGTCACCGCACGCGCGCCGTCGTAATCGGAGCGCTGCAAGGTATAACGCGTATTCGCCCCACCAAGACGCTCCACGGTGACGTACAGCAAGCGCGTGGAAAAGGCGCCCTTGATGCCCGTCAGCTTTTCAAACGCCTGATCGGCAGCGAAGTGTGCCATGTCGCGAAGCTGATCCTGGCCGCCGCCCACGGTGCCCGTCATCACCTGTTGTTCGGTCGCGACGTTGAACACCTCGTAGCGGATTTGCAGCTTGCCGGCCGAAGGCTCGATGTTCCCGACCATGACGTACTGGGCACCCAGCGCTTTCCAGTCACGAAAGATGATCTCGCTGCCGCGGGTCGGCAGGCTGATCATGTTCTGCTTGGGAATCGGCTGGAAGATCCCGGTGTTGCGCATGTCGTTGCCGATGATCTCGGCCATGTCTTCGGGCAGGACGGTACCGCCCTGCCAGCCGAACGGCACGACCGCGATCGGAATCGCCCGATCAGCGCCACTGGTGACGACGATGTTCTTTTCCTGCGCCACGGCGTTGCCCAGCACGAACAGGAGAAGGACGATGAAACCTCGAAGGTAATTGATCACAACGCTAGATCCTCGGGCGTAAATGTCATCATGAACGAGCGATACGGCTGAAACTCCTGAGCAGAGAGACCCTGCATCTCGGTCAGCCTACCAATATTCTTTACCGCTGCGACCGCGGAACTATCGAAAGGCGCATCGCCGCTCGATCGTGAGACCGTCACAGCGGTGATAGTGCCGTCCGGCAGCATGTTGACCCGTAGCGTAACCGACATGTTGTTGCGTGCCGATGGGGGACGAGTCCAGCCCTCAGCCGCGCGCATGCGAATCAGGTCATCGAAATTGCCGGCCACCTGATCGCCCTGCGTATCGGCCATCGCCTGCTGCCGTTCCGTATCTTCGGACAGCAACTCGGCGAGCGCCTGCGCTTTCTTGTCCTCGGCTGCCTTGCGAGCGGCCTCGGCGGCGGCCTTCTTTTTAGCCTCTTCGGCGGCTTTTTTCTTCGCGGCTTCAGCGGCGGCCTTTTTCTTCGCCTCCTCAGCGGCCTTTTTCTTCGCGGCTTCGTCGGCCGCTTTCTTTTTCGCAGCCTCTTGGGCCGCCTTCTTCTTCGTGTCCTCGGCGGCCTTCTGCTTCGCGGCTTCGTCGGCCGCCTTCTTCTTGGCGATCTCTGCCTGCTTCTGCTGCTCGGCCTTTTTCGCCTCATCGGCTTTCTGGACTTCGGCTGCTTTCTGGGCGGCGTCTGCCTTCGCTGCCTCGGCCTTTCGAGCCTCGTCGGCCTTTTTTTGTTCCGCAGCCCGAGCAGCCGCCTGTTTCTGCTGCTCGATCTTGCGCTGTTCCATCTGCTCGGTTTCGTACTGTTTTGCGGCTGTCTTCTTCGCCTCGCCGGCAATCTTTTGATTGGTCTGGGTCTGCGCCTGGCTCTGGGACTTGAGCTGATACAGGGTCGCCTGGACGATGGGCTTGGACGGCGGCAGCTCAGGCGTCATGGCAAAACTGACGAACAGCATCGCGAAAATGATGACGTGCAACCCGACCGCCAGAATGGTGGGCCAGTAGTAGCTTTCCGAGCGCGAACGTTCCGGCTGTTGCATCAAGGCGCCTCGGTAATCAGGCCGACATTACCCACACCCGCTTCCTGCAGCCCGCCCATGGCGGACATCACCGAGCCGTAATCCACCGCCTTGTCGCCACGGACGAAGACCTGGATCTGCTTACCCTGGCTGCGGTTCTGATTCATGATGGCTGTGACCGCACTGGTCATCTCTTCGAGCGTGAGCGCCTGGTCCTGCACGGTCTCGGTGTCGACTTCGCTTCCAATGTTCCAGAAGTAAGTCTTGTCCGCCTTGATCGAGATAGTCAGCACGCGGGCGTCGTTATCCTGGGGCAGGACTTCGCTGCTGACCTTGGGTAGATCAACCTTGACGCCCTGGTTGAGCATCGGAGCCGTCACCATGAAAATCACCAGCAGCACCAGCATCACGTCGATGTAGGGCACCACGTTCATCTCGGCGACAGGTTTGCGTCTGTTGCGAATTCTTGCCATGGCCTGCGGGCCTCAATCTTCTGTGGTGTGGACTTTGCGATGGAGGATCGCCTGGAACTCGTCGGCAAAGGTGTAGTAGCGACCGATGAGCATCTCGCCACGCGCCGAGAAGCGGTTGTAGGCAATGACGGCGGGGATCGCGGCGAACAGGCCGATAGCTGTGGCAATCAACGCCTCGGCGATGCCTGGCGCCACGGTGGCCAGCGTCGCCTGCTGGACCTGCGCCAGACCACGGAAGGAGTTCATGATGCCCCAGACCGTACCGAACAGGCCGATATACGGGCTGGTGGAACCCACGGTGGCGAGGAACGGCAGGCTCTGGTCGAGCTTTTCTTCCTCTCTCGAAATGGCGACACGCATGGCGCGATTCACACCGTCCATCACCGCATCAGGGTCGACGCCCTGCTGCTGGCGCAGCCGGGAAAATTCCTTGAAGCCGGCACGAAAGATCTGCTCGACGCCCGAATCGGGATCCGGGTTGCTGCCTGCCTGACGATACAGCTTGGAGAGGTCGATACCCGACCAGAAGCGCTCTTCGAAGCTGTCCAGCGAGCGCTTGGCGGCACGCAGCATATTGCCGCGCTGGAATATGATGATCCATGAAGTCACCGAGGCGCCCACCAGGATCAGCATGACCAGCTGAACCACAAAGCTGGCATTGCTGATCAGGCTCCACATGGACATATGATCGACGTTGGCTTCCACGCTTACTCTCCTGCAGGGGGTAGACCCGGCCCGGCGAAAGCTGCACGCAGCGCTTCGGGTATGGGACGGGGTTTCAAACTCTCGGTGCGCACACAGGCCACCACGAACTGCCCTTCACAGAGCAGCAGATCATCCTTCGCACGCCGTACCTGCTGTTTGAATCGCAGGCTTGCGCGCTTGGTCTCCACCACTTCGGCGGACACTATCAACTCATCGTCCAACCTCGCCGGCGCCAGGTAACGCGCTTCGCTGGAATGCACCACGAAGAGCAGGTCTTCACCCACCAGTTGCGACTGGTCGAAACCCAGGCTGCGCAACCGCTCGGTGCGGGCCCGCTCCATGAACTTGAGATAATTGACGTAGTAGACGATACCGCCCGCATCGGTGTCTTCGTAATAGACGCGACACCGGTGGAAGAACGGTTGAGCATGTGATTCCGCGCGCATACTAGTGCCAGGCCCTGCAAATGCCAATTGGGTGAAACAACAATATTTTTGTCACGCTGTGTCATCGTCGAAGAGGTCGCCTACTGGCGAATCGCCCATGCGTTTGGGCAGGTTCAGCCCGAAGTGCAGGTAGGCGTGGCGAGTGACCACCCGCCCTCGCGGCGTGCGCATGATGTAGCCCTGCTGGATGAGATAAGGCTCGAGAACATCCTCGATGGTATGACGCTCTTCACTGATGGCGGCGGCGAGGCTGTCGATGCCCACAGGGCCGCCGTCGAACTTCTCGATCAGGGTCAGCAGGAGACGACGATCCTGATGGTCCAGGCCCCGCTCGTCGACATCCAGCATGTTCAGCGCGAGATCGGCGGTTTGCCGGCTGATCTCGCCATTGCCGCGGACCTCGGCAAAATCGCGCACCCTGCGCAGAAGCCGGTTGCCGATCCGCGGCGTACCGCGGGCGCGACGGGCAATCTCCAGCGCGCCCTCGGCTTCGATGGGCAAACCGAGAATACCGGCCGACCGCGTCACGATCGTTGCCAGGTCCGCCGTGGAGTAGAACTCGAGGCGCTGCACAATGCCGAATCGATCACGCAGTGGGTTGGTGAGCATGCCGGCCCGGGTGGTCGCCCCGACCAGCGTGAAGGGCGGCAGGTCGAGTTTGATCGAGCGGGCGGCAGGTCCTTCGCCGATCATGATGTCGAGCTGGAAATCCTCCATCGCGGGATAAAGCACTTCCTCGACGATGGGCGACAAGCGGTGAATCTCGTCGACGAACAGGACATCACCTTCTTCCAGGTTGGTCAGCAGCGCAGCCAGATCGCCCGGACGCTCGAGAACCGGCCCCGACGTACTTTTGATCGAGACGCCCATCTCCTGGGCGATGATGTTCGCCAGCGTAGTCTTGCCAAGCCCCGGCGGACCGAAGATCAAGGTGTGGTCGAGGGCTTCCTTGCGGGCCCGAGCGGCGCGAATGAACAAGTCCATCTGTTCGCGCACGACAGGCTGTCCGATGTATTCGGCCAGGCTCAGCGGACGGATGGCGCGGTCGAATTGCTCTTCGCGGTCACGACCGGTGGCGGTAATCAGACGATCAGCTTCGATCACTAGACCATTCCCTTGAGTGCACGGCGGATCAGGTCTTCACTGCTCAAATCGTCTTCCTGTACGGCGGATACGGCACGACTGGCCTCCTGCGGCTTGAAGCCCAGGGAAATCAAGGCGCTTACGGCGTCATTCTCGGCGCTTGAGACTGCCACAGTTCCACGAGGTTCCACCACCAAGGTGGCGATGGACGGCATGGTCTCCCAGGCCTTGAAACGATCCTTGAGTTCGACCAGCAAGCGCTCGGCGGTCTTCTTGCCGACACCGGGTATCTTCACCAGCACGGAGGTATCCTGCGCCTGGACACAGCGCACCAGCTCATCGACCTCGAGGCCGGACATCAGCGCCAGCGCCAGCTTCGGGCCCACACCGTTGAGACGGATCAACTCGCGGAACAGCTCACGATCACGCTTTTCCGCAAAGCCATACAGCAGATGCGCATCTTCACGCACCACCAGATGAGTGTGCAGCGTGACCGTTTCGCCTACGGCGGGCAGGCGATACAGGGTCGTCATCGGCACCTCGACCTCATAGCCGACGCCGTTCGCGTCCAGTATCAGGTGAGGCGGCTGTTTCTCAGCCAGGATGCCGCGCAAACGTCCAATCACTAACTCTCTCCTCTTCCGTCCGACAGGCCCCGGCCTGGCCGAACCATTCGATCAGC is a genomic window of Stutzerimonas stutzeri containing:
- the pal gene encoding peptidoglycan-associated lipoprotein Pal, which encodes MEMLKFGKFAALALAMAVAVGCSSKGGDDSGEGSSAIDPNAGYGADSGAVDGSMSGEEAALRAITTFYFEYDSSDLKPEAMRALDVHAKDLKSAGNRVVLEGHTDERGTREYNMALGERRSMAVQRYLVLQGVSPAQLELVSYGEERPVAMGNDEQSWAQNRRVELRK
- the tolB gene encoding Tol-Pal system beta propeller repeat protein TolB, whose amino-acid sequence is MINYLRGFIVLLLFVLGNAVAQEKNIVVTSGADRAIPIAVVPFGWQGGTVLPEDMAEIIGNDMRNTGIFQPIPKQNMISLPTRGSEIIFRDWKALGAQYVMVGNIEPSAGKLQIRYEVFNVATEQQVMTGTVGGGQDQLRDMAHFAADQAFEKLTGIKGAFSTRLLYVTVERLGGANTRYTLQRSDYDGARAVTLLQSREPILSPRYSPDGRRIAYVSFEQKRPRIFMQHIDTGRREQITNFEGLNGAPAFSPDGNRLAFVLSKDGNPEIYVMDLGSRQLQRLTNHYAIDTEPFWGADGRTIYFTSDRAGKPQIYKQSLGSNNAERVTFVGNYNANPKLSADEKTLVMIHRQEGYTNFKVAAQDLQRGNLRLLSDTSLDESPTVAPNGTMLIYATRQQGRGVLMLVSINGRVRLPLPTAQGEVREPSWSPYLN
- the tolA gene encoding cell envelope integrity protein TolA, whose protein sequence is MQQPERSRSESYYWPTILAVGLHVIIFAMLFVSFAMTPELPPSKPIVQATLYQLKSQSQAQTQTNQKIAGEAKKTAAKQYETEQMEQRKIEQQKQAAARAAEQKKADEARKAEAAKADAAQKAAEVQKADEAKKAEQQKQAEIAKKKAADEAAKQKAAEDTKKKAAQEAAKKKAADEAAKKKAAEEAKKKAAAEAAKKKAAEEAKKKAAAEAARKAAEDKKAQALAELLSEDTERQQAMADTQGDQVAGNFDDLIRMRAAEGWTRPPSARNNMSVTLRVNMLPDGTITAVTVSRSSGDAPFDSSAVAAVKNIGRLTEMQGLSAQEFQPYRSFMMTFTPEDLAL
- the tolR gene encoding protein TolR; translated protein: MARIRNRRKPVAEMNVVPYIDVMLVLLVIFMVTAPMLNQGVKVDLPKVSSEVLPQDNDARVLTISIKADKTYFWNIGSEVDTETVQDQALTLEEMTSAVTAIMNQNRSQGKQIQVFVRGDKAVDYGSVMSAMGGLQEAGVGNVGLITEAP
- the tolQ gene encoding protein TolQ codes for the protein MEANVDHMSMWSLISNASFVVQLVMLILVGASVTSWIIIFQRGNMLRAAKRSLDSFEERFWSGIDLSKLYRQAGSNPDPDSGVEQIFRAGFKEFSRLRQQQGVDPDAVMDGVNRAMRVAISREEEKLDQSLPFLATVGSTSPYIGLFGTVWGIMNSFRGLAQVQQATLATVAPGIAEALIATAIGLFAAIPAVIAYNRFSARGEMLIGRYYTFADEFQAILHRKVHTTED
- the ybgC gene encoding tol-pal system-associated acyl-CoA thioesterase; this encodes MRAESHAQPFFHRCRVYYEDTDAGGIVYYVNYLKFMERARTERLRSLGFDQSQLVGEDLLFVVHSSEARYLAPARLDDELIVSAEVVETKRASLRFKQQVRRAKDDLLLCEGQFVVACVRTESLKPRPIPEALRAAFAGPGLPPAGE
- the ruvB gene encoding Holliday junction branch migration DNA helicase RuvB — translated: MIEADRLITATGRDREEQFDRAIRPLSLAEYIGQPVVREQMDLFIRAARARKEALDHTLIFGPPGLGKTTLANIIAQEMGVSIKSTSGPVLERPGDLAALLTNLEEGDVLFVDEIHRLSPIVEEVLYPAMEDFQLDIMIGEGPAARSIKLDLPPFTLVGATTRAGMLTNPLRDRFGIVQRLEFYSTADLATIVTRSAGILGLPIEAEGALEIARRARGTPRIGNRLLRRVRDFAEVRGNGEISRQTADLALNMLDVDERGLDHQDRRLLLTLIEKFDGGPVGIDSLAAAISEERHTIEDVLEPYLIQQGYIMRTPRGRVVTRHAYLHFGLNLPKRMGDSPVGDLFDDDTA
- the ruvA gene encoding Holliday junction branch migration protein RuvA, with the translated sequence MIGRLRGILAEKQPPHLILDANGVGYEVEVPMTTLYRLPAVGETVTLHTHLVVREDAHLLYGFAEKRDRELFRELIRLNGVGPKLALALMSGLEVDELVRCVQAQDTSVLVKIPGVGKKTAERLLVELKDRFKAWETMPSIATLVVEPRGTVAVSSAENDAVSALISLGFKPQEASRAVSAVQEDDLSSEDLIRRALKGMV